One window of Nicotiana tomentosiformis chromosome 11, ASM39032v3, whole genome shotgun sequence genomic DNA carries:
- the LOC138901027 gene encoding uncharacterized protein: MGSLAYIPAGKRPLALDVQALANQFVRLDVSEPSCVLDCTIVRSSLLERIINRQYDNPHLLVHRDTVQHGGAKQVTVGDDGVLRMQGRICVLNADGLRELILEEAHSSRYID, from the exons atgggtagccttgcatatattccagctgGTAAGAGAcctcttgcattggatgttcaggccttggccaatcagttcgtgaggttggatgtttctgagcccagctgtGTTCTAGATTGTACAATTGTTCGGTCTTCTTTGTTGGAGCGCATCATAAATCGGCAGTATGacaacccccatttgcttgtccatagggacacagtgcagcacggtggtgccaagcaggttactgttggagatgatggagttttgaggatgcagggtcgtatttgcgTGCTTAATgcggatggacttcgtgagttgattcttgaggaggcccacagttctcg ATATATTGATTGA